The Lachnospiraceae bacterium KM106-2 nucleotide sequence TAATGAATAAAATTTTGCAGTTTTAACACTAGTATTTTTTCTCAAAAAGAGTATTATGTTATCATGTATTGAAATATCCAATATTATACATTTTAAGTAAAACCCTGGGTATTTCTGACCAAATTAGAATAGGAGGTTAAAGTATGGAGCAAGTCATTAATCGAATGTATGAAATTGAAGAAAAAGCGAATTCCATTATTGATGGGACTGCCAAACAAAAGAAAGAACTTCTAGCTCAGCATAATGAAGATATCAAACGGCTCAAAATTGATATAGACCTGAAATCCAAGCAAAAACTATCTATTCTTCGTGCCAACATGGACAAAGAGATTCAGACTGACAGGAAAAGGCTTATTGATGAATGTGCTAAAGATCTTAAAGAACTAGAGGACAACTATAAGCAGAACCACGATAGCCTAGTAGAAAATATTTTCATGATAATAATTTCTTAATGCTATCTCTCATTAATCGAATTCCTTTGAATTCAGAAAGGAGTTATTATGCCAGGAAATCTGCTCACCTATAGCGGAATTATCACAAAGGCTAAAGCATTAGAAAGTAATCTGATGACTCTTGATGATTATAGAAAGATTGCGTATTTTGATAATATTCTTGACTTCATAAACTTTTTAAAGACCAAGCGAAGTTATCTTGAAATCTTTCAAGAGCATGACGAGCAAACTCTTCATCGTTCAGAAATTGAGATGCTCATCAAAAATTCATTATTTCTATCATTTGCGAAGCTTTTCCGCTTTGCAAATATTGAACAACGTTCTGTACTGACATTTATTTTCTTTCGAATGGAAGTAAATATTGTAAAGGACTGCTTACAAAATGTGTTTAATGAGGAAGATCGATGTGATCTTTCTTTGTTTGAATCATTCTTTTTAAAGCATTCGAATTTAAAAGTAACTGCTCTGGCATCTTCTAAAAATATAGATGACTTTATTCATAATTTATCTAATACAGAGTACCATGCCCAGTTTAAGAAATGGCAGAATTCAAGCTTTAATTCATTACATGATTATGAAATCCAATTAGACGTTTATTACTTTTCAAAAGTCTGGCGTCTAAAAGATCGTTTACTAAAAGGTGCTGATAAAAAAGCCTTTACTGATATACTAGGACACGAAATAGACTTGTTAAACATTGAATGGATCTATCGCTCAAGAATGATCTATGACATTGATCCTTCCAAGATTCTATCCACTCTTATTCCAATTACCTATAAACTAAATTCTTTACAACTGAAACGTCTAGCTGAAGCTGTATCACAAGATGAATTTCTACGAACGTTACATGCAACTTATTATCACAATGCATTCAAAGATAACGATTTCTCTAATATTGAATCTGACTGTACAAACTATATTTCAAAAATCTATAAACTTAATACCGCAAAATACAATGCTTCTATGGCTCCTATCCTCCAATTTATCCATGTGAAAGAGGTTGAATTAGATCGGCTTACCACCGCACTTGAATGTATTCGATATAAGTTGGATCCTAGTGAAGCTATTAAATATATTCTCAAATAATATTCAAATTCATGAAAAACGGAGGTGTTAACAGTGATTGAAAAAATGAAGTTTATCAGTATTACTGGTCCGAAATATGACATCGACCGTGTAGTTAATATTTACTTAAGTAAGCATGAGATCCATTTGGAGAATGCTCTTGCTGAACTTAGTAAGGTTCAAGATATCCGCCCATTTGTAGAAGTGAATCCCTACAAAGAGATCTTAAGTAAATCAAATGACATGGTGCAACAGATAGATGCTGAGATCAAGCCTTCATCTGCTGAAATCACTCCTGATCGAGCAGTTACTATCATTCAAGATGAATACTCTTTGCTTGAGGAATTAACAATTAAGATAAAATCACTGAAGGATGAAAGAACCCGTCTTCAATCTCTCTTAAAACAGATTGAACCATTTCGACTTCTCAATTATGACCTAAGAAAAATTCTGCACTTTAATTTTATTAAATACCGTTTCGGAAGAATTACACATGAATACTATAACAAATTTTATAAATTCATCTATGATAATCTAAATACAGTCTTTTATGAATGCGATCGTGATCAAGATTACATATGGGGTGTATATTTTGTTCCTTCTTCCAATTCTGCACAAGTAGATGCAATCTACTCTTCTTTACATTTCGAACGGGTCATCATACCTGATGAATATGAAGGCACTCCTGAAGAAGCTTATAAAACAATTACTTCTAATATAGATTCTATTGAATCACAACTTAAGTCAACCAATGATGAGATCAAAAAGAAACTAAATGAAACCGCTCCATCTATTTTGGCTGCTCATGACATCATTCTTACTCTGAATCGTAATTTTGATGTACGTAAACTAGCTGCCTTGACCAAGGGGGTCGATGCAGAGCATATGTTTTATATTCTCTGTGGATGGATGGCTACTGATGACTGTCTTCAGTTTTTACAGGAAACAAAGGATGATAAGAACATTACTGTAATCAGTGATGAGACTGGGGATGTAGAATTACCAATTAAGCCGCCTACAAAACTAAAAAATCCAAAAATCTTTAAACCTTTTGAAATCTTTATCAAGATGTATGGTCTTCCTGCCTATAACGAAATCGATCCTACGATTTTTGTTGCACTTACTTACTCTTTTATATTCGGAGCAATGTTTGGTGATGTTGGTCAAGGGATCTGCTTAGTAACAGGTGGTTACTTACTTGCTAAGTATAAGAAAATGGATATTGCCGCAATTGTTTCTGTTGCAGGTATCTTTTCTACCATCTTTGGATTTTTATATGGTTCTGTATTTGGCTATGAACATATTCTCCCTGCCTTATGGCTAAAGCCAATGAATAATGTCATGACCGTTTTGATCGTTGCGGTTGGTCTCGGAGTTCTTATTATATTTGTCTCTATGATATTAAACATTATTAATGCAATAAAACTTAAAGATGCTGGGGATCTACTTTTTGGCAGTAATGGTATTGCCGGCTTTCTCTTCTACCTTATTGTAGTCGGCTGTGTCGTAGCGATCTTTATGGGCTATGCCCTCCCGGGAAGTATTGTACTCACTATTTTACTTGCCCTTCCACTACTTGCAATTTACTTTAAAGATCCACTTTCTCGCTTACTTGAACGAAAAAAGGCCTTTCCAAATGGCGGTATCGGTATGTTTTTTATTGAAGCATTAGTGGAATTATTTGATGTTGTACTGACTTATGCAACCAATACGATCTCTTTTCTTCGTGTAGGTGCTTTTGCATTAAGCCATGCTGGTATGATGGGTGTCGTCATTATGTTAGCTGGTGCTGAAACTGGTGGACATACCAATTGGATCATCATTATCCTAGGCAATATCTTAGTTGCCGGTATGGAAGGTCTTATTGTAGGAATTCAAGTTCTCCGTCTTGAATATTATGAGATGTTTGGTCGCTTTTATCGTGGAACTGGTAAAGAGTTTAAACCATTTAAAGAAAAAAAATCTAGCAAATAACGAATTATTTATTAGGAGGTAATTAACTATGACAATAAAAATCATTTTAGTCGCTGCCTTACTATGCAGCATCATTATTCCTTTTGGAGCATTCTTATTAAGTCAAAAATCAAAAGGCGGATTTAAACGCACATTATTCTGTAATACTTTTTTCTTCTTTGGAACCTTAGTAATTGCGGATATCTTATTATTTAGTGGTAATGTATCTGCTGCTACGGCAAGTGCTGAAGCAGCGACAGATGGATGGAAGTATATTGCTGCTGCCTTATCAACCGGCATGTCCTGTATCGGTGGTGGTATTGCCGTAGCAAGCGCTGCAAGTGCTGCTCTAGGAGCATTAAGTGAGGATTCCAGCATTATGGGTAAAGCACTGATCTTCGTTGCTCTTGCCGAAGGTATTGCATTATACGGTTTATTAATCTCGTTCACTATTCTTAGTAAGTAGGTGATTCCATGAGAATGTATCTGATCAGTGATAATATTGATACCTATACCGGAATGCGATTAGCCGGAGTAGAAGGAGTTGTCATTCACTCGAAAGAGCATTTAAAAGAACAATTAGACAAGGCAATCTCTGATAAAAGTATTGGCATTGTACTTATTACAGAAAAATTCAGTCGCCAATTTCCTGAAATCATTGATGATGTCAAATTAAATAGACACCTTCCTCTAATTGTTGAAATCCCAGATCGACACGGAACTGGTCGAAAGCCTGATTTTATTACTGCTTATGTCAATGAAGCAATCGGTCTTAAATTATAAATCCATAGTGGAAGGAAGGTGACCACAGATGAAATTAGATGCAAAGCTAGACCATTTTTATGATTCTGTAATAGAAGATGCAACCAATCAAGCTACTGCTATTGTGAATGATTATAAAAATAGTCTTAAGAATATTTATGATACACAAAAAGCAGATGAACTTCGTAAAGCTCGTCTAACGCTTCGTGTTGAAACAGATCATTTGATCCGTGAAAAAAATAAGACTCTTTCCGCTGAAAATACAGAGATCAGAAAAGAAATCAGTCTTAAAACAATTCAACTAAAAGATGAGCTATTTGATGATATTAAAGATAAATTAATTCACTTTATGAAAACAGAAGCTTATACACAATTACTGATCAAACAGATTAAAGAAGCAATCAATTTCTCAAGAGAGGATCCTATCATTATCTACATTAACTCAAGCGATGCTGCTCAAAAGCAACTACTTGAATTAGAAACTGGTATCTCCCTTAAGATCAGTACTATTGATTTTATTGGAGGGTCTCGGGCTGTTATTCATAGTAAGAATATCTTAATCGATAACTCTTTCTTAACCAAACTTGCAGAAGAAAAAGAAAGATTTACATTTTAAAAAGTAAGGAGGCTTGCTCCATTATGCAAATAACAGGACAAATATATGGTATTAATGGACCAGTTATCACAATCAAGGGAAAAACCAATTTTAAAATGTCAGAAATGGTCTATGTTGGTGAAGAAAAACTTGTTGGTGAAGTAATTGGTCTTACAAAAGAGAATACGATCATTCAAGTTTTTGAAGAAACAACTGGATTAAAACCAGGAGAATCTGTCTATTCTACTGGCAGTCAAATCTCTGTTATATTAGCTCCCGGTATTATCAGTAATATCTTTGATGGAATCCAACGACCATTAAGGGAAATTGCTAATCGATCCGGAGCATTTATCTCAAGAGGGGTTAATGTAGACTCTCTTGATACAAAGAAACAGTGGGATGTTCATATTACGGTTAAGAAAGGGGATCGT carries:
- a CDS encoding V-type ATP synthase subunit C — its product is MPGNLLTYSGIITKAKALESNLMTLDDYRKIAYFDNILDFINFLKTKRSYLEIFQEHDEQTLHRSEIEMLIKNSLFLSFAKLFRFANIEQRSVLTFIFFRMEVNIVKDCLQNVFNEEDRCDLSLFESFFLKHSNLKVTALASSKNIDDFIHNLSNTEYHAQFKKWQNSSFNSLHDYEIQLDVYYFSKVWRLKDRLLKGADKKAFTDILGHEIDLLNIEWIYRSRMIYDIDPSKILSTLIPITYKLNSLQLKRLAEAVSQDEFLRTLHATYYHNAFKDNDFSNIESDCTNYISKIYKLNTAKYNASMAPILQFIHVKEVELDRLTTALECIRYKLDPSEAIKYILK
- a CDS encoding V-type ATP synthase subunit I; this translates as MIEKMKFISITGPKYDIDRVVNIYLSKHEIHLENALAELSKVQDIRPFVEVNPYKEILSKSNDMVQQIDAEIKPSSAEITPDRAVTIIQDEYSLLEELTIKIKSLKDERTRLQSLLKQIEPFRLLNYDLRKILHFNFIKYRFGRITHEYYNKFYKFIYDNLNTVFYECDRDQDYIWGVYFVPSSNSAQVDAIYSSLHFERVIIPDEYEGTPEEAYKTITSNIDSIESQLKSTNDEIKKKLNETAPSILAAHDIILTLNRNFDVRKLAALTKGVDAEHMFYILCGWMATDDCLQFLQETKDDKNITVISDETGDVELPIKPPTKLKNPKIFKPFEIFIKMYGLPAYNEIDPTIFVALTYSFIFGAMFGDVGQGICLVTGGYLLAKYKKMDIAAIVSVAGIFSTIFGFLYGSVFGYEHILPALWLKPMNNVMTVLIVAVGLGVLIIFVSMILNIINAIKLKDAGDLLFGSNGIAGFLFYLIVVGCVVAIFMGYALPGSIVLTILLALPLLAIYFKDPLSRLLERKKAFPNGGIGMFFIEALVELFDVVLTYATNTISFLRVGAFALSHAGMMGVVIMLAGAETGGHTNWIIIILGNILVAGMEGLIVGIQVLRLEYYEMFGRFYRGTGKEFKPFKEKKSSK
- a CDS encoding V-type ATP synthase subunit K — translated: MTIKIILVAALLCSIIIPFGAFLLSQKSKGGFKRTLFCNTFFFFGTLVIADILLFSGNVSAATASAEAATDGWKYIAAALSTGMSCIGGGIAVASAASAALGALSEDSSIMGKALIFVALAEGIALYGLLISFTILSK
- a CDS encoding V-type ATP synthase subunit F, with product MYLISDNIDTYTGMRLAGVEGVVIHSKEHLKEQLDKAISDKSIGIVLITEKFSRQFPEIIDDVKLNRHLPLIVEIPDRHGTGRKPDFITAYVNEAIGLKL
- a CDS encoding V-type ATP synthase subunit E; this translates as MKLDAKLDHFYDSVIEDATNQATAIVNDYKNSLKNIYDTQKADELRKARLTLRVETDHLIREKNKTLSAENTEIRKEISLKTIQLKDELFDDIKDKLIHFMKTEAYTQLLIKQIKEAINFSREDPIIIYINSSDAAQKQLLELETGISLKISTIDFIGGSRAVIHSKNILIDNSFLTKLAEEKERFTF